CAGTACATCTGCGCCTAGTCTTATGGCTTCATCAATTGCCACTAAATATATATCACTAAAAGTAGTTGCATATATTGGGTCATTTGAGAATACTTTCATAGCTAGTAATTGGGATTCTGGAGCTACCCCTTTAATTCCACCATTTTCAGTATCTCCATTTGCTCCTGCAGTACCAGCCACATGCATACCATGCATTGAAGCATCTGGACCTAAATCTAATATTTCATTATTTAAATCATAATAGTTATATCCATAAGGAACTTTCTCAGTATAATATCTACCAAGTAAATTCTTGCCTACTAATGATTCAGTTGTAAGTCTTGGAAGAGTTTCTTCGCTTAATACCATATCTCTATGGCTTGGATCAATACCAGTGTCTATAATAGCTACAACAGTACCTTCCCCTTTATAACCCAAATCCCAAGTTGGCAATGATCCAATCATATCATGGGATGTGTCCATGTCAGGTTTTATTTCTGGTCTATTATATTCATTTGATATATAAACCTTGTTAACTTGAGGTAATGATTCGATTACTTTAATATCCTCAAACTTAACCTTACCACTAAATCCGTTAAAAGCAGTATTAAAGCTGTTTATAAACTCCATATCTACTTTTTTGGATAAAATTGCATTTTTAAGACCCTCTTGCTCTTTCATTATTTGGTTTTCAATACTATTTAGTGAAGTCTTTGACATTTCGCCATAGCTCATATTTCTTTCTGTAGCATAGACTATTGATGGATCAGATTTTAATTCTACAATAATCCTTACCTCATCATCATCATTGAAAGATTCCCCTAGCTTATCTTCTAGCTTTACTCTTTCCTCTTCTAATTTTGGTTGGAATTTCTCAATAATACGCTCTAATTCTTTTACCTGAGACATACTTGTGTTTTCCATGTTTTCTGCAAAGGTAAATCCAGGTATTATTAGAGTCAATACAAGTAATAATGCTAAAAATCTACTCATTCTCTTCAAATTACTTCCTCCCTTGATTTTTTATTTTTATACTTTGAAATTGATATATCAACCTATCCTAAGGAAGCCTTAGGATAGGTTAACTTTGGGTTAGTTGTTATGGTCGCACTAGTACTACATCTGTAAATGTGTGCAATATATTGGCACCAGTAGCATCATAGATTCTTATTGTTACTGTGTTATATTGTGCAGGGTCATAGAATATCAATCCAGCTCGCTCATTTAAGTTAACTATTGAAGTTTGTGTTATATTTACAGTACCACCATCATCATCAGATAAGTGATATACTACATCAAACTTAGCAGCACCTTCTACGTTCTGCACTACTACAGACACATTACCAAAGGTAGGTATAAAACCTGGGTGATATGTTGCAGTTATTTGTGCATTTGGATTTTGTGGGTCTTCTTTTTCTACTAAACTAGCCATTGCAGTAGTTAATACTGATAATGCATCATCAACTTCTATTTGAGTTGCGTCTACATTAGCATTCACTTCTATAGCTGTTGTTAAAGCTGCTGAGAATGGTGCCCATGATTCAGGAGTATAATCTTCTTCAAGCTTTTCATTTGCTGTAGCTATTGCTGCTGCTAATTCAGTTTTATCTACTTCTGGGTCTGGGTCCACTGGTTCTACTAATACTAAACCAGTCATTGAAGTTGTCAATTCTGATAATGCACTGTTAACCTGTTCTTGAGTTGCATCTACATTTACATTTACTTCTATTGCTGATGTTAGAGCTACTGAGAATGGAGCCCATGTTTCTTCTGTATAATCATCTTCATTTAAAGCTTGTGCTTCAACTATTTTTGCTACTAGTTCAGTTCTATCTACTTCTGGGTCTTCTGGCTTTAGCTCTAGGTCTGCCATTGCATCTGACAATGCTGATAATGCTTCATCAACTTCTGTTTGTGTTGCATCTTCATCATCTCTGACTTCTTCAGCTGCTACTAAAGCTACTGAGAATGGTGCCCATGATTCAGGAGTATAAGCTTCTTCAACCTTTTCATTGGCTAAAGCTATCTTTGCTATTAAAGCTGATTTGTCTACTTCTGGGTCTGGCTCTTCTATTATTGTTATTCTTCCTAGTGCAAATTCTCTTATCTCATTCTTTGCAATTTTAAATACTACTTCTACTTGAAATTCTTTTCCTAATACCTTTTCAGGTATTGTCCAAGTTCCAGTATATCTACCATCTATTTCAGTCATATCTATTCTATAATTACTAGTTGTTAATGTATCGAGTGAATTTTCAAATGGGAGAAGTACACTAAAATATCCTTCCCCACCAGTAGGTGCATTAAAGCTTACCTCTAATACCTCTCCAGCTCTTAATGTTTGATTTACACTAGGCATAATATTGGTAAGTTTTGGAACCACTGGTTCTTCTACTCCTTCTAAGTTATCCATTGCAGTTGTTAATGCCGATAATGCACCATCAACCTCTTCTTGAGTAGCTTCTGTATCATTATTTACTACTATTGCCTCAACTAAAGCGGCTGAGAATGGTAACCATGATTCAGGAGTATAATCTGCTTCAATTTTAGTATTCGCTTCAGTTACCTTTGCTGCTAATTCTGTTTTATCCACTTCTATTGGATCTGGATCTTCAGGGTCTGTTGGGTCTACTAATACTAAACCAGCCATTGCAGTTGTTAATTTCAACAATGCTGCATCCACTTCTCCCTGTGTAGCTTCTTCATCATTATTTACTACTATTGCTTCACCTAAGGCTATTTCAAATGGTCCCCATGTTTCTGGAGTATAATCTTCTTTATATACATCTTCTGCAACAGTTATTTTTGCACTTAATGCTGATTTGTTTACTATTGTTGGATCTGGATTTTGTGGTTCAGCTGCCTTTATCTCTATAGTATAAGTTGCTGTCTTCCCTCCAACTGTTACTGTCAATATTTGACTAGTTACTGCCACTTTGCTGTCAAATCCTGTTACATTAACTAGAGTTATTGTTTCTATTTTTTTACTACCATTACTGTATGCTCCTTCTATTACTAATCCAGTAATATCAAGACTATCCCCTACTGTATAGACTAACTTAGTTGCAGGAACTTTAATTGATATACTGCTTAATGTAACTGGTGTTGGTGTTGGTGTTGGCGTTGGTGTTACAGTTCCGCCGCCCCCACCACCATATCCACCTGATGAAGTAGAAGGTGCTGAAGTAGTTGTTTTCTCTTCATCTATGGTTATATCTTGGCTAAGTTTAGTAAGATTAGCTATTGATGTACCTTTTTTTATAACAAGGTTTACCTTTCCATCTAATTCCGCTAACTTTATTTGACTTCCTTTTATTAGTTCTATCTTTGCTTGCCTGAAAGTTCTTAATGATTCAACCGTTGTATTTTCCAATACGACTCTTACTAGCCCTTGATGTTTATCTACTAATAACTTATTAATCTTAGAATCTTTAATAACTATACTATTAGCTCCTCCACCCTTGACGCTTACTTCACCCTTTACCACTACATTGTCAAGAGTAATATCTCCTTCTCCTATGCCTTCTGTTAAGTACAAATTCCCTTCTATTGTCATATCTTTCAATACTACGCCTGCTGTATTTACTACAAGATTTGTATTTATGTCTTTACTTAATGTACCACTTACATTAACTATTTCCCCTGAAACACTATGCAAGATCTTTACTACCTCAGCCCTTGTAATCTCAGCCTCTGGTCTAAAAGTTCCATCAGGATATCCATTGATAAATCCAGTTTTCCTTAATCCCCCAATAACTCCTTTAAGTTCTTCAGGTAAAGTTAAACTATCAATAAAATAATCAGATGCAGCTATATCTTCCTCTATATCAAATACAATACCAATTATCCTAGCAACTTCTCCCCTGGTAATATTCTCAACAGCATTTAGTGATACTGCTGGAAGTATATAATTAGCTGCAAGGCCTTTTTGCACCTCTTTGTAATACCAATCTGTGGTACTTACATCAATAAAGGTTACCTCACTTTCATTAGTAAATCCCATTATGCCATTAATGACCTTATAAAATTCAGATTTACTCATGTTGTTAGTAGGTCTAAATGTTCCATCTGGATAACCTGAAATAATCATCTTATCCTTCATGTACTTAATCTCATTCTTCGCCCAATTGCTCTCGTAGTCGTTAGATTGTCCAATTGCAACATTCATACTTGACATAATCAATACAAAAGCAATTAATAGTGATAAAAATCTTCTCATCCAAATACTCCTCCTTAATAAAGTTTTTAGCTTGCTCTTTTTTATATAATAGTCTTAAACTTGTACCCAAGTCTACAAGCGATTTCCGACAGATTACATTCATGTCATCAATTGTCAATAGCCCATTAACTCAATATATTCTTTGATAACTATAGGTAATTATAGCCAACCCCTTGGATTTTATACACTAATCTTTATGCATATAAAGTCTTATTCATTTACTTAAGAAATATGTAGTTTGTAGTTTAAAAACAGAATTATCTGTCAATTTGTTGATTAATTTTTGGTAATATTTTTTATAACTAATTCAAAACTCTACTTTTATTGTGGCTCCCCAGTTGTTTTAAGGGGATTTTGTCTTACAATGAGTTTTCCCGGGAAATATAGTAGATTTTGTTGGATTTAATCATAGTAAAATTTCCCTATGAATTCTATTTATTTAATGTAAGGAGGTGATAGAATGGCAATTCAAACTATAAAGGAAAAGATGACATTAAAACTTGAGCTTGATGGGGGAATCGTAGCTGGAAAGCAAAAAGTTGATTCAAAATCTTTTTCACAAATTAAGACTACAGCTGTAGATGAAGATTTATACAATACAGCTACTGCATTATCTGGTCTGCAAGAAAAAAACTTGCTAAAAGTGAAAAAAATTGAAACAACTGACTTAATTAGTGAGTAGTAAAGGTGATAGGTCCTTCCATCTGTCAGATTAGCAGATGAGGTATCTACCTTTTGGAGAAAGGTGGTGAAAAAATGAATAAGACTAAATTGGAAATGGAGTTTTTAGATGCAGCTAACAAGAAATTTGTAATTAGCTTAGATGACCCTAGATCAGATATCACTCCTGAAGAAGTTGGAGATGCTATGGACACTATAGTTTCTTACAATGTATTCGCTTCCTCTTTGCAAGACTTAGTAGTAGCTAAAGAGGCTAGAATAGTAGCAACAGCAGTAAGCACATTAGAAATATAGTGGGACACAGGGACAGGAGTACTGTCCCTTTTTTAATATTATAAGGTGGTGATAAAGTGGATGAAATATATTCAAGTGTAGCTAATCTTGGTTTTCCTATTGTTATATCAATATACTTATTGGTACGAATAGAAGGAAAACTAAATCAGCTATCAGAGAGTATCATTGAATTATCTAAGACCATAGCAGCCAGTAAATAGACATGAGAAAGGGACAGTTCAGATTACTGTCCCTTTCTCATCTTCTCCAATGCATTGCCCTTTATATTCACTACAGTCCTATAGGATATCCCTAGTTTATCTGCAATATCTTGAATTCCCATATTTTTTATATAATAAAGCGATATTATTTCTCTTTGCCTATCAGTTAGTTTATATAATGCTTTCACTAATTTCTTATTATCTTCTTTAACTATGATAGATTCCAATATATCCTGTTCTTCAGATACTAATAGATCCAGTATCTCTGTTTCTCCATCAGCAATGGTTTCATTTAGACTAGTATGAATCTTTATCTTGTGTTTATCTAAATACAAATATCTAAGCATTGTCTTTACATATCCTAAGAAATATACTCCTTTAGTAGAATCATAATCATTGATACACTCTAATATCTTTATATTTCCATCCTGGATCAAATCCTCATATTCATTTCCCTTGTTAAAATACTTCCTAATGGAACTAAGTATTAAAGGCTGCAATCTTTTAATTATCTTCTCTTTTGCTTCCATATCTCCCACTCTAGCTTTCTCAAATAATTCATTAAACATATATCCATCTCCTTTATACTGGATTCCTCCCAAACTTTATAAATCCAATATATAAAATTATGGAGAATAAGGAAAAATCGGAGTTTACTTAAGTCTTGAAGTTAAATCTCTGGACTATACAAAAGTCCACAAAATTTTAAATGGACTTGCAAAGGAACATCTGTTCTGTTATTATAAGTCTAAGAGTTGAAATAATTTTGGGAATAGAAAAGGAGGTAGCTATGGAGAAAATATTTAATGGAGAACTTATGGCGTTCATACCACAATATGTAGAGGACAGGGGTAACTGTACTATTGTATATAGAAAAAATATGGAGCCAAATATAATTGAAAAAACCTTAAAAACTGTTATTCGCTCAATTGGAAAATACTATATGATAGATTTGAATGAAGCAAAGAAAAGATATAGACTTCTTGTTTCATCACCAAATTTAGTACCTATTCCCTTGAGCAAACAAGATGTATTTGTACCTATTAAGGTTAGAGTACCAATATGCAAAGGAGACGGAGCCTTTGGATATATAAATCTAAGATATATTGACAAGATTAAAAAAGAAAAGAAAAACACAATAGTTCTTCTATCAGATGGAACAAATTTAAAATGTCTAAGTAGCCTAGCTACAGTGAAAAATCATATAAGAAATGGGAATATAGTCAGCAAATGCTATGAGAATAGATCTATGAGGGTTTGTGAAAATGAGGAAATCTATAATGCCATGCTCCCAGCTACAAAAGCTGATATAGCTATGCTTAGACAAGAGTTACAAAGCAAAATCACCTAAAACTTTAGTCTTAGGTGATTTTATTTACTATTTATTTTGCTAGTTCTTCATCATAGTTTAAAATGGTGTTTGAACGACTGTCTGCCAGTTTTGGAACAAATACAGCAAACAGTATTGCTGCAATTATACCAATTACATATGATATAGCATAGCTTTCAGGTGCTAAACCAAACAATCCACCTATTCTAGATTCAAGCCCCAATCCAATACTTTCATGACAGATATACGCCGTTACTATGAATGTGTAGAAAGTACCTGGTAACAAGGTCATAAAATAATTTTTTCCAGCTGTCTTAAGATAAACAGAAATCATAGCAAGAGCAAATACTGCTACTAATTGATTTGTAAATCCAAAGTACCTCCACAGTAGGTTGAATCCACCTGGTGATAGTTTCGCGTACATAAGTATAAATACTGCAGGAATAAATATAATCAAGGATAAGCCTACCCTCTTCTTAGCATCTTTTTGATCTATGTTAAATTGTTCAGCTATCATAAGTCTTAATGCTCTAAATGCAGTATCTCCTGAAGTAATAGGTAATACTATAACTCCTGCTATTGCTATTAATCCACCTATACTTCCCATGAATTCTCTTGATATGATACCTACCATTGATGTAGCACCTGTAGTAAGTGCTGTACCTCTTCCAAATAGTACCATTGCTCCAGCAGCCCATACCATAGCAATCAATCCTTCAATTATCATCGTGGAATAGAATGTGCCGCGGCCTTCCTTCTCTGATTTAACTGTTCTTGATATAAGAGTTGCCTGACTTCCATGGAATCCTGACATTATACCACATGCTACAGTAATGAAGAATACAGGTATAAAGTTTTGTCCTGTTGGATGTTGGAATAATAATCCCTTTGGAAGACTTGTAAAACTTGCTCCTCCATCCATTAAAACTCCAGCAAGAACTCCAATAGCTGAAACAATTAAGACTCCTCCAAATACTGGATATACACGACCTATAATTTGATCTATAGGGAAGATCGTAGATATTATATAATAGCCTAATATGATTGCATAAACGATCCAAATAACACTGCTGTTAACATCCATATCTAGAATATCCCCAACTATTAAATCTCCAGGAGTATAGATAAATACAACTCCTACCAACAGCATAAGTAACCATATGATAACTGTATATACTTTAGTGATGCCATCACCAAGGTATTTCTTAATCATCTTTGGAACCTGAGCTCCTTTGTTTCTCATGGATATCATACCTATGAAATAGTCATGAGTAGCTCCTGCCAGTACACATCCTAAAGGTATTGTAATAAATGCTATAGGTCCAAATAAAATTCCTTGAATTGGTCCTAAGATAGGTCCTGTACCTGCAATGTTAAGTAATTCAATAAGCTTGTTTTTCCAAGGCTTCATTGCTACATAATCTACACCATCTGCCATTGTTACAGCTGGTGTTAGTCTGTCATCTGGAGCAAACACCTTTTCACAGTATCGTCCATAAATTTCACCACCAACAATTAAAATTATTAGTCCAATAATAAATGTTGTCACTATGATCCCTCCTAGCATATTTTGGATAAATCATATCATAATATTCGGAAAATTATCCCTATCTTGGAGTGAAGTGTATATTAAATGGTGTGAAATGTATATAAATGAGAATCAAATCTTTAGTAGTTCCTTTAAATCCTTGATTTTATTTCTACTTACTGATAATACTTCATCTTCAAAATATTTCATTCTCACACAATAGCTGTTGTTAAACCATGGGTATATTTCCATGATATATTTAGTATTCACAAGATAACTTTTTTGTATCCTAAAGAAACCATTGGATTTCAGCTTGTCTTCAAATACCTTCAGTGGAGTATTATCCACATACTTATCATTCATAGTATGGATAATGCAGTTCTTATTTTGAGATTCAATATAGATAATTGAAGAAACATCCACAAGAATTATCTTTCTGTCAATATTTATAGGTATCCTCGTAAGTTTCTTAGCTTTTGCATTTATTTCAAGCTCATGCTTTTTATTATATTTGTCCACCATTAGCTTAACCTTCTCTTCAGAAAAAGGCTTGAGAAGATAATCTAGAGCCTCTACTGCGAAAGCATCTTCAGCATGATTATTATAAGCAGTTGCAAAAACTATTTCCGCCTTAGGAAGTAGCTTTCTTGCTGTGGAAGCAAGGGTGATTCCACTAATATCTCCCAAGTTTATATCTATACATAGTAAGTCAAAGGACTGCTGAGATATCATATTTAAAGCACTTTCACCATTTGAAGCCTCCACAATATCTGCATGAGGCAAAACTTTGCTAATAAGGTATTTCAACTCACTTCTTGCAGGTTTTTCATCATCAATTATAGCTATTTTCATTTTATCAGTCTCCTATCCAGCCTGATATAATCATAGGCTAATTTTTAACTATACTAATATTTACTCTTGTCCCTGATGGAGTAGATACAATATCTAGCCCATTGGAAGATCCATACATATAGCAAAGTCTCTTGTGTACATTTGAAAGACCAATATTATTGTGCCCAGTGGTGTTGTTCTTTAATCCTTGGATAATGTCATCTGATATTCCATGTCCATTATCACTTACAGAAATAAGAAAATCTCTTTCTCTTTCCCTAACTTCGATATCTACCTTACCAATATTCTTGCTCATTGCACCATGGAAAACTGCATTTTCAACTATGGGTTGGACAATTAGACAAGGAACCTTACAATCTAATCCTTCAGGTAACTTTATTGAGATTTCTAACCTTTCATCAAATCTTGCTTTTACCAACTGTAGAAATGCTTTTACATATTCCATTTCTTCATATATACTTACCAGTGCATCCTTAGTCTTTATTGAATTCCTAAAATATGTAGCAAGAGCGATAAGTAGCTCCCTTGCCTCATTTGGTTTTTCTCTTACGAAGGAGCTAATAGTATTTAAAGAGTTAAAAATAAAATGAGGGTTAATTTGTGATTGTAATGCTTTGTACTCAGCCTTTACTAGTAATCCCTTCTGTCTTTCCATATCGGCAAGTTCGTACTGTGTAGAAAGCAATTTACCTAGTCCATCTGCAAATAAAATCTGTGAGTCATATGAAATCCTATACTTTTTCGAAAATATAATCATGGATCCAAATACCTTGTTGCTTTTAATCAAAGGAACAGCTATAGCTATCATATGCTTAAGTGGTTCGTAGAAAATATCCTCCTCTTTAGCATTTTCTGCAACTATTACTTCCTTTTTTTCAAAGACCAATTGGGTAATATCAGGTAAAGGATTTTTATTAGGTAAAAGATTTATATCTCCATTTATGCTAATTATTTCCTCTGTATTGGTAATTACCACTGCAAGATCATTTGAAAAATCCAGAATAATTTCCCCTATATTATTGCAATTTTTCTCATTATATTCACCCGTCTGCAAAATTGGTAAGCATTTGTGAGTTATTTCAAAAGTAAGATTTACCTTTTTCCCAATCTTTTGTTCCTGCTCCGTTATGATGTTTTTAAAAACACCAACAAATAGAACCATTCCTATGGAATTGAATATTGTCATAGGTAAAAATATATTTTTTACCAATAAAAATGCCTCATCAAATGGCCTTGAAATTAACAAAATAATTAACATCTGAAGGCTTTCAACTACAAAAGTGATTAAAAATAATTCTGAACTGTTATATTTATTTTCCTTAATATGTCTTGAGACCATTGCCCCAATTAAACCACCTAAAAATGTAGATATAGTGCAAGCAATAGTTGAAAATCCACTAATGTCTATGATAAATCTATGGATACCTGCAATTGTGCCAGTGACAATCCCAACAAGGGGCCCCCCTATAAAACTACTGGCCATTACACCTATGACTCTAGTATTTGCTATAGCACCACTGATGGCATAACCAGTATAGTTTGATATTATACCTATGGATGAAAAAATGATAATTAACAATAACTGATCCTTTATAGACTCATTTTCATATACGATTATTCTTCGTACAGCCTTAATCCTAGCCAGTACCTGAGCTAATAGGATCAATAATCCAATATTCACCAGCATTGCCTTGAAGATTTCTATATTCATTTTATCACCTTCTTTCTGGGACAGAGGGACAGGAGTTGTGTCCCACTTTCTTATTCCTTGCTTAATATACTAGTTTCTATTGCAATTGTAAGTCCCTTTACAATATAGTCTAAGGACATGCTAGGAGCCATTCCTTTGTTGATTACTTGCTCTGGAATATATGGTATATGGATAAACCCACCTACTATATTGTTATATTTCTTGTCAATATTATAAAGCAAGCTATACATAATATGATTACAGACATAAGTACCAGCTGAATTAGATATTTCACAAGGGATTTTATTTTCCTTTAATTTATTTAATATTGCTTTAATAGGTAAAGTTGAAAAATATCCTACATCTCCACCTTTAACTATGGTCTCGTCAAGAGGTTGATTACCTCCATTATCTGCTATTCCTGCATCATCAATATTGATGGCCACCCTTTCGATACTAATCTTATCTCTCCCACCTGCTTGCCCCACACAAATAACTATATCTGGATCTTCCTTTTCCAAGGCTATCTCCAATATTTCTCTAGACTTTCCAAATACTGTAGGCAATTCTAGTTTAACTATTTTAGCTCCTAATAACTCATCTTTTAGCATCTTTACTGCCTCAAGAGCTGGATTTACCTCTTCTCCTCCAAAGGGCTCAAACCCTGTAACTAATACCTTCATAATATCTCTCCTCTCATTTCTATAATATCCACTTTATAATTTGATTTATCAATTTTTAGATTGAACTTTCTTATTTCATTAAATTCAAAGCTATTATCCTTAACAATAGATTTAATTTCCTTAAATCTATTTTCATATTCCCTATATAATCTATGGGCTTCTTTCAGGGAAATAGCTGTAAAATTAATAGAATCACCCGGCCTCATTTGGGCTAATACGCTTAGGTCTGGAGTAATGACTGTAGCAATCTTAGTATATCCTCCAGTAGTAGCCCTATCAGCCATCATAATAATTGGAAATCCATGACCCGGCACTTGTATTGAACCAAAGACTATACCATCAGAAATAATATCCGCTCCTGAAATATGCTCAATTTGTGGTCCATTTAGTCTATATCCCATTCTATCAGCCTGGGAACTGATGGTATATTTTGAAGATAAAAAAGTCTCAATTCCCTTTTTTGTAAAGTAATCATCCTGAGGACCCATGATTACCCTAATTTCCTTTTCCTTGCCATATAGAGGTATAAATGAAGATGCTAAATAAGAACCTGTATTACTTAACTCCCCATTGCCTAAATTAATCTCATCACCATTTTCCAATTTTCTCCCCTTATATCCACCTAATTTGCCTCTAGTAAAAGTTGATCTGCTAGCCATTATCTCAGGTATATCCAGTCCCCTACTAAAGGATATATAGGATCTAAAACCACTACTTGCAGGAGAGAAGCTAAGAATGTCTCCTTCCTTTACCTTTATACTAGTCCACTTTGGTATTGGCTCTCCGTTGATTCTAGGGCTCATATTTCCCCCAGTAATACTAATGATTTCATCGCAATCAAAGATAATCTCAGGTCCTAAAAAAGTACTCTCAAGAACTGCCGAATCCTCAGGATTTCCCACTAAAATATTTGCAACTCTACTGGCAAAATCATCCATAGATCCAGCTACAGATATACCAAATCCTTCATATCCCCATCTACCCTTATCTTGAACAGTAGTAAAAGTCCCTGATTTAATGATTCTAATCTTTGTCATAGACTTCACCATCCTTAATACTCCTCAAATATTCAACCTCACCAATAGGCACAAATCTCACATAATCCCCTGCCTTTAACAATACTGGAGGATTTTCTGTAGGATTATATAGACTAAGAGGACTCCACCCAATTAGCTGCCACCCTCCAGGACTATCTATTGGATAAATTCCAGTTTGCTTTCCTGCTATACCAACAGAACCAGCAGCTATATTAACTCTTGGTACCTCAAGTCTAGGAGTCTCTATCCTTTCACTCATACCACCTAAATATCCAAATCCTGGGGTAAAGCCTAGCATATAAACAAGATAATCTGTTGAACTGTGTATTTTTATTACATCTTCCACACTAAGATTATTATATTTAGCTACAAATTCAATATCTGGACCATATTTCCCACCATAAATAGTTGGAATCTCTATAATCCTAATATCTGTAGAGCTATAGTTAGCTATATCTTCTTCCATCTCTTTAATAGCATTAATCAATTCACTGTATTTCAATACCATAGGGTCATAGATTATCTGAACTGACCGATAGGTAGGAAGTATCCCTATTATACCCTCCATACCAATATTATCAATAGACTTAACCATGTTACGAACCTTAGTATTAATCTCTGGGCTAATACCATTACCAAATTCAACTATTACAGCCCTATCACCTGCAGGAATATATTTTGTACTTTCATACATCTTATCACCAGCTTCTATATAAATTCTCCAAGCTTCTTAACTTGGATTCCTGACTTAATTAAGTTCTCTTTAATATATCTTACAAAATCAACAGCCATAGGATTATCTCCATGAACACATATAGAATCAGCCACTATAGAAATTTCTTTACCATTAATAGTATCTACTGATCCTTCTAAGACCATCTTTTTAATCCTTTGAAAAGCCTCTTCTTTATCATGGATAAATGCACCGGGCAAGTTTCTATTAACTAAAGTCCCATCATCATTATATCCTCTATCTGCAAATACTTCTTGAGCAACCTTTAGCCCCTTTTCAGCTGCCCGTTTAGCTAAATAACTACCACTTAAAGCAAGAAGGATGATATCTTTGTCCACATCTAGTATTCCGTTGATGATTTCCTCAGCTATTTCTGCTTTCACAGATGCCATATTATAGAAAGCTCCGTGCAGCTTCATATGTTGAACCTTACCACCATTGGCCTTAGCAAAAG
This genomic interval from Tissierella sp. contains the following:
- a CDS encoding competence protein ComK, with amino-acid sequence MEKIFNGELMAFIPQYVEDRGNCTIVYRKNMEPNIIEKTLKTVIRSIGKYYMIDLNEAKKRYRLLVSSPNLVPIPLSKQDVFVPIKVRVPICKGDGAFGYINLRYIDKIKKEKKNTIVLLSDGTNLKCLSSLATVKNHIRNGNIVSKCYENRSMRVCENEEIYNAMLPATKADIAMLRQELQSKIT
- a CDS encoding YvrJ family protein → MDEIYSSVANLGFPIVISIYLLVRIEGKLNQLSESIIELSKTIAASK
- a CDS encoding DUF1659 domain-containing protein gives rise to the protein MAIQTIKEKMTLKLELDGGIVAGKQKVDSKSFSQIKTTAVDEDLYNTATALSGLQEKNLLKVKKIETTDLISE
- a CDS encoding S-layer homology domain-containing protein, with product MRRFLSLLIAFVLIMSSMNVAIGQSNDYESNWAKNEIKYMKDKMIISGYPDGTFRPTNNMSKSEFYKVINGIMGFTNESEVTFIDVSTTDWYYKEVQKGLAANYILPAVSLNAVENITRGEVARIIGIVFDIEEDIAASDYFIDSLTLPEELKGVIGGLRKTGFINGYPDGTFRPEAEITRAEVVKILHSVSGEIVNVSGTLSKDINTNLVVNTAGVVLKDMTIEGNLYLTEGIGEGDITLDNVVVKGEVSVKGGGANSIVIKDSKINKLLVDKHQGLVRVVLENTTVESLRTFRQAKIELIKGSQIKLAELDGKVNLVIKKGTSIANLTKLSQDITIDEEKTTTSAPSTSSGGYGGGGGGTVTPTPTPTPTPVTLSSISIKVPATKLVYTVGDSLDITGLVIEGAYSNGSKKIETITLVNVTGFDSKVAVTSQILTVTVGGKTATYTIEIKAAEPQNPDPTIVNKSALSAKITVAEDVYKEDYTPETWGPFEIALGEAIVVNNDEEATQGEVDAALLKLTTAMAGLVLVDPTDPEDPDPIEVDKTELAAKVTEANTKIEADYTPESWLPFSAALVEAIVVNNDTEATQEEVDGALSALTTAMDNLEGVEEPVVPKLTNIMPSVNQTLRAGEVLEVSFNAPTGGEGYFSVLLPFENSLDTLTTSNYRIDMTEIDGRYTGTWTIPEKVLGKEFQVEVVFKIAKNEIREFALGRITIIEEPDPEVDKSALIAKIALANEKVEEAYTPESWAPFSVALVAAEEVRDDEDATQTEVDEALSALSDAMADLELKPEDPEVDRTELVAKIVEAQALNEDDYTEETWAPFSVALTSAIEVNVNVDATQEQVNSALSELTTSMTGLVLVEPVDPDPEVDKTELAAAIATANEKLEEDYTPESWAPFSAALTTAIEVNANVDATQIEVDDALSVLTTAMASLVEKEDPQNPNAQITATYHPGFIPTFGNVSVVVQNVEGAAKFDVVYHLSDDDGGTVNITQTSIVNLNERAGLIFYDPAQYNTVTIRIYDATGANILHTFTDVVLVRP
- a CDS encoding sigma-70 family RNA polymerase sigma factor gives rise to the protein MFNELFEKARVGDMEAKEKIIKRLQPLILSSIRKYFNKGNEYEDLIQDGNIKILECINDYDSTKGVYFLGYVKTMLRYLYLDKHKIKIHTSLNETIADGETEILDLLVSEEQDILESIIVKEDNKKLVKALYKLTDRQREIISLYYIKNMGIQDIADKLGISYRTVVNIKGNALEKMRKGQ
- a CDS encoding DUF2922 domain-containing protein, producing the protein MNKTKLEMEFLDAANKKFVISLDDPRSDITPEEVGDAMDTIVSYNVFASSLQDLVVAKEARIVATAVSTLEI